The following proteins come from a genomic window of Flavobacterium eburneipallidum:
- a CDS encoding NifU family protein: MTAEEINENILKALEEIRPFLNSDGGDIQLVSVEDGKHVKVRLEGACNSCSVSHMTLKAGVETTIKKYVPQIETVVNVA; the protein is encoded by the coding sequence ATGACAGCAGAAGAAATAAACGAAAATATCTTAAAGGCACTGGAAGAAATCAGACCTTTTTTGAATTCTGATGGAGGCGACATTCAATTGGTTTCTGTTGAAGACGGAAAACATGTAAAAGTTCGTCTTGAAGGAGCTTGTAATAGTTGTAGCGTAAGCCACATGACGCTAAAAGCAGGTGTAGAAACGACTATCAAAAAGTATGTTCCGCAAATAGAAACTGTTGTCAACGTTGCATAA
- a CDS encoding SGNH/GDSL hydrolase family protein: MRTILILLMSFFFLATITSCSSENPSAKSETNPIVSDSSPEVLTQSATITYLALGDSYTIGQSVCESCRFPEQLIKSLKNLNGENNFSVEIIARTGWTTTNLINAIDQQKPSNNYDLVTLLIGVNNQYQGVNFSVYEKEFPELITKAIGLAKGDKTRLIVVSIPDYAYTPFGQSFGNPASISTEIDRYNTFAKSYCQNNGILFINITDITRNGLNNPILVANDGLHPSETAYYYFVERMVPKAVAILKK, from the coding sequence ATGAGAACGATATTGATATTACTAATGTCCTTTTTTTTTCTCGCTACAATCACAAGTTGCAGCAGCGAAAATCCAAGTGCTAAATCTGAAACAAATCCAATAGTGTCAGATTCATCGCCAGAAGTTTTAACCCAATCTGCAACCATAACCTATTTAGCTCTTGGCGACAGTTATACTATAGGTCAAAGCGTATGCGAAAGTTGTAGATTTCCAGAGCAACTCATAAAATCTTTAAAAAATTTGAATGGAGAAAATAATTTTTCTGTTGAAATAATTGCTAGAACAGGTTGGACAACAACTAATTTAATTAATGCTATTGATCAACAAAAACCAAGTAATAACTATGATTTAGTTACCTTATTAATTGGTGTAAACAATCAATATCAGGGTGTGAATTTTAGTGTTTACGAAAAAGAATTTCCAGAATTAATAACTAAAGCCATTGGCCTTGCTAAAGGAGATAAAACAAGATTAATTGTGGTTTCTATACCCGATTATGCTTATACACCTTTTGGACAGAGTTTCGGGAATCCAGCTTCAATTTCGACCGAAATTGACCGTTACAATACCTTTGCAAAATCATATTGTCAAAATAACGGAATTCTTTTTATTAACATTACCGATATTACCCGCAATGGGCTAAACAATCCAATACTAGTAGCTAATGATGGACTACATCCGTCGGAAACTGCTTATTATTATTTTGTCGAAAGAATGGTACCTAAAGCGGTGGCTATTCTAAAAAAATGA
- the trmB gene encoding tRNA (guanosine(46)-N7)-methyltransferase TrmB yields the protein MGSKNKLKRFKENETFNNVFQPTREEVVGDLFPLRGKWNADFFKNDNPIVIELGCGKGEYSVGLAEKYPNKNFVGIDIKGARFWRGAKTAVETGLHNVAFIRTQIELINHIFAENEVDEIWITFPDPQIKYKRTKHRMTNSEFLQLYKKILKKDGIVNLKTDSEFMHGYTLGLLHGEGHEVLYANHNVYVNEGSPEEVTAFQTFYEKQYLEINKAITYIRFKIKE from the coding sequence GTGGGAAGTAAAAATAAATTAAAGAGATTCAAGGAAAACGAAACATTCAACAATGTTTTTCAACCAACAAGAGAAGAAGTAGTAGGTGATTTATTTCCGTTAAGAGGCAAATGGAACGCTGATTTTTTCAAAAATGACAATCCAATTGTTATCGAATTAGGATGTGGAAAAGGCGAATATTCTGTTGGTCTTGCCGAAAAATACCCGAATAAAAACTTTGTTGGAATCGACATCAAAGGAGCGCGTTTTTGGCGTGGAGCCAAGACAGCTGTAGAAACAGGATTGCATAATGTCGCTTTTATTCGTACCCAAATCGAACTCATCAATCATATTTTTGCCGAAAACGAAGTGGACGAAATTTGGATTACTTTTCCTGATCCACAAATCAAATACAAACGTACCAAACACCGAATGACCAATTCGGAATTTTTGCAATTGTATAAAAAAATCCTCAAAAAAGACGGTATAGTCAACCTGAAAACCGATAGCGAATTCATGCACGGTTACACGCTTGGATTATTACACGGCGAAGGACACGAGGTATTGTATGCCAATCATAATGTTTATGTAAATGAAGGAAGTCCAGAGGAAGTAACTGCTTTTCAAACTTTTTACGAAAAACAATATCTAGAAATCAACAAAGCCATTACTTATATTCGATTTAAAATCAAAGAATAG
- a CDS encoding Mrp/NBP35 family ATP-binding protein, translating into MKLDRKEILKALETITIAGEGKNMVESGAIANVITFGDEAVVDLVLHSPAMHIRKRAEDDIKKTILELVSPEAKIKINVKIETPEKPEIKGKSIPGIKNIVAVASGKGGVGKSTVTANLAVTLAKMGFSVGVLDADIYGPSMPIMFDVESEKPISVEVNGKSKMKPIENYDVKILSIGFFTSPSQAVIWRGPMASKALNQMIFDADWGELDFLLLDLPPGTGDIHLSIVQALPITGVVVVSTPQAVALADAKKGVAMFMSEAINVPVLGIIENMAYFTPEELPSNKYYIFGQEGAKNLAEDLDVPFLGEVPIVQSIREAGDYGRPAAMQTGTVLETVFEEITRNVVQEVVSRNESLPATEAVKITTMAGCSAVKK; encoded by the coding sequence ATGAAATTAGACAGAAAAGAAATCCTTAAAGCACTAGAAACCATTACTATTGCTGGCGAAGGAAAAAATATGGTAGAGAGCGGAGCCATTGCAAACGTAATCACTTTTGGAGATGAAGCAGTAGTAGATTTAGTACTTCATTCCCCAGCAATGCACATTCGCAAACGTGCCGAAGACGATATCAAAAAAACAATTTTAGAATTAGTTTCTCCAGAAGCTAAAATTAAAATCAATGTAAAGATTGAAACTCCTGAAAAACCAGAGATCAAAGGAAAATCTATTCCGGGAATCAAAAATATTGTAGCAGTTGCTTCTGGAAAAGGAGGCGTTGGAAAATCTACTGTTACCGCAAACTTGGCAGTAACACTAGCTAAAATGGGATTTTCAGTAGGCGTTTTAGACGCTGATATTTATGGTCCATCCATGCCTATCATGTTTGATGTCGAATCTGAAAAACCAATTTCAGTTGAGGTTAACGGAAAATCAAAAATGAAACCTATTGAAAATTATGATGTGAAAATACTTTCTATAGGATTTTTTACTTCTCCAAGTCAAGCCGTTATTTGGCGTGGACCAATGGCTTCCAAAGCATTGAACCAAATGATTTTTGATGCCGATTGGGGCGAATTAGATTTCTTATTGCTGGATTTACCTCCAGGAACAGGTGATATTCACTTATCTATCGTTCAGGCTTTACCTATTACAGGTGTAGTTGTAGTTAGTACCCCACAAGCGGTAGCACTTGCTGATGCTAAAAAAGGAGTGGCAATGTTTATGTCTGAAGCGATAAATGTTCCTGTTTTGGGAATTATCGAAAATATGGCGTATTTTACACCAGAAGAATTACCAAGCAACAAATACTATATCTTTGGACAAGAAGGGGCTAAAAACCTAGCAGAAGATTTAGATGTTCCCTTCTTGGGAGAAGTTCCAATAGTGCAATCTATCCGTGAAGCAGGAGATTATGGTCGTCCAGCAGCGATGCAAACAGGTACAGTTCTTGAAACAGTTTTCGAAGAAATTACCCGAAATGTAGTTCAGGAAGTAGTTAGCAGAAACGAAAGTTTACCCGCGACTGAAGCTGTAAAAATCACCACAATGGCTGGTTGTTCGGCAGTGAAAAAATAA
- a CDS encoding geranylgeranyl reductase family protein gives MKVFDVAIIGSGPAGASAALELSKSGISTVIIEKEILPRYKTCGGGFVYRGRKSMPFDIASVVEKEFFEVDTYFANTNLKYTTQRNQPIISMIMRDTFDNLIVEKSKENGVTLLQNHKVLDITFGDIQTIHTSEGDVQAKFIIAGDGALSPVAKIAGWKETRTIIPALEYEVEVPAADFERLSKNVRFDVDAIPLGYGWCFPKKNHLSIGVGVFVKTKQKIDLKKYYADYLKILGITEIISEQAHGFVIPVSPRTDTFVQKNVFLIGDSAGFADPLTAEGISNSILSGVLAAQSIVESNLDSAQAATLYQQKLEDGILPEIKTGVLLSKLFYEKKRMRNLFLKKFGQHLAEAMTDVFMGDRSYPKDYKASIRRKIKEVLF, from the coding sequence ATGAAAGTATTTGATGTCGCCATAATTGGTAGTGGACCTGCAGGAGCTTCGGCAGCACTGGAATTGTCTAAAAGCGGAATTTCGACAGTAATTATTGAGAAAGAAATTTTACCAAGATATAAAACTTGTGGCGGCGGTTTCGTTTATCGAGGAAGAAAGAGTATGCCTTTTGATATCGCTTCTGTGGTAGAAAAAGAATTTTTTGAAGTAGATACTTATTTTGCCAATACCAATCTCAAATATACAACCCAAAGAAATCAACCCATTATCAGTATGATTATGCGGGATACTTTTGATAATTTGATTGTAGAAAAATCAAAAGAAAACGGAGTTACGCTGTTGCAAAATCATAAGGTTTTAGATATTACATTTGGTGATATTCAAACCATTCACACATCCGAAGGCGATGTTCAAGCCAAGTTTATCATTGCTGGCGATGGTGCTTTAAGTCCTGTAGCCAAAATAGCGGGATGGAAAGAAACCCGAACCATAATTCCCGCATTAGAATATGAAGTAGAAGTTCCTGCAGCCGATTTTGAACGATTGTCAAAAAATGTTCGCTTTGATGTAGATGCAATTCCTTTGGGTTATGGCTGGTGTTTTCCTAAAAAAAATCATTTATCCATTGGTGTTGGTGTTTTTGTCAAGACAAAACAAAAGATAGATTTAAAAAAATACTATGCCGATTATCTAAAAATTTTAGGCATTACTGAAATTATTAGCGAACAAGCTCATGGTTTTGTCATTCCTGTTTCGCCAAGAACAGATACTTTTGTTCAAAAGAATGTATTTTTGATAGGAGATTCAGCAGGATTTGCCGATCCATTAACGGCCGAGGGGATTTCGAATTCTATATTAAGTGGCGTTTTAGCGGCACAATCTATTGTCGAAAGTAATCTTGATTCAGCACAAGCGGCAACATTGTATCAACAAAAATTAGAGGATGGTATTCTGCCTGAAATTAAAACAGGAGTTCTTTTGTCTAAACTTTTCTATGAGAAAAAAAGAATGAGAAACCTTTTTCTCAAAAAATTTGGGCAACATTTAGCCGAAGCCATGACCGATGTTTTTATGGGTGATAGAAGTTATCCTAAAGATTACAAAGCGTCTATTCGAAGAAAAATCAAGGAGGTTTTGTTTTGA
- a CDS encoding regulatory protein RecX: MKDIFTIKEATQKIEYFCAYQERCHEEVVAKLRTMKMDSDEIDQIMVHLLAENFLNEERFACSFARGKHRMKHWGKIRIVNELKFKNISQTLINIALKEITTEEYLETFHSLSEKHWESIKETNSLKKRKKFCDYLLRRGFESNLVYDKLKELESSEQ, encoded by the coding sequence ATGAAAGACATTTTCACCATAAAAGAAGCAACACAAAAAATAGAATATTTCTGTGCCTATCAAGAACGCTGTCACGAAGAAGTGGTCGCCAAATTACGAACAATGAAAATGGATTCGGATGAAATTGACCAAATCATGGTGCATCTTTTAGCAGAAAATTTTCTGAACGAAGAACGTTTTGCTTGCAGTTTTGCCCGAGGAAAACACCGTATGAAACATTGGGGAAAAATTAGAATTGTCAACGAATTGAAGTTTAAAAACATTTCACAAACCCTTATCAATATTGCTCTCAAAGAAATCACAACCGAAGAATACCTAGAAACTTTTCACTCATTATCCGAAAAACATTGGGAATCGATTAAAGAAACCAATTCCTTGAAAAAACGGAAAAAATTCTGTGACTACCTCCTTCGTCGAGGTTTTGAAAGTAATTTGGTTTATGATAAATTGAAAGAATTGGAAAGCAGTGAACAGTGA
- a CDS encoding DUF3050 domain-containing protein: MNIAAINNSIKPQKDLLLNHSLYEKVKTIEDLNSFLESHVYAVWDFMSLLKALQSKLTCTTTPWIATENPETRYLINEIVLAEETDLSIDGRRQSHFEMYVEAMEACGADTTGIHHFLSELNSLQNIYVAIKKSNLHSNIKAFLDFTFRVIDEGKTHEIAAAFTFGREDLIPSMFTVILRNFQANFPKADLSKLIYYFERHIELDADEHGPMAMQMITELCGTDAQKWAEVEAVSIQALEIRIGLWDAIEEQILLKTEMA; the protein is encoded by the coding sequence ATGAATATAGCAGCAATAAACAATAGCATCAAACCTCAAAAAGACTTATTATTAAATCATTCTTTGTATGAAAAGGTAAAAACTATTGAGGATTTGAATTCCTTTCTGGAAAGTCATGTGTATGCCGTTTGGGATTTTATGTCGTTATTAAAAGCATTACAATCTAAGCTAACCTGTACTACTACTCCTTGGATAGCCACAGAAAATCCAGAAACACGCTATTTAATAAATGAAATTGTACTTGCTGAAGAAACAGATTTAAGTATTGATGGTCGTCGTCAGAGCCACTTTGAAATGTATGTTGAAGCAATGGAAGCTTGTGGCGCAGATACGACAGGTATTCATCACTTTTTATCCGAATTGAATTCGCTTCAAAATATTTATGTGGCTATCAAGAAAAGTAATTTACACTCCAATATCAAAGCCTTTTTGGACTTCACTTTCAGAGTAATTGACGAGGGAAAAACACACGAAATTGCGGCGGCGTTTACCTTTGGAAGAGAAGATTTGATTCCAAGTATGTTTACCGTAATTCTGAGAAATTTTCAGGCTAATTTTCCAAAAGCCGACTTGAGTAAACTGATTTACTATTTCGAAAGACATATCGAACTCGATGCTGATGAACACGGCCCAATGGCAATGCAAATGATAACCGAACTTTGCGGAACAGATGCTCAAAAATGGGCAGAAGTCGAAGCCGTTTCTATTCAAGCATTAGAAATAAGAATTGGTCTTTGGGACGCTATCGAAGAGCAAATTTTATTGAAAACTGAAATGGCTTAA
- a CDS encoding PA14 domain-containing protein, which produces MNNFYSNSIKNTSTTLRSIGFLMLVLMVNIANAADFTSNNSGNWNNPAIWTITSGTDGDGIPDAGDNVIIANGNTVTVNIAALCTTLTINNGNAASGVTISGTNSLTVSGAVSILAGSGTGDHKILNVAAGSLTAASISMAPTGNDNRYSRLSISTGTVNVFGSITMNDGDVDRNQVTFSGSGTLNVGGTITGGALTSATGTVNYNNAGAQNIGNYTYNNLTLSGSGTKTFTTAVTTTNNFSIATTAIANLGSGLTHSAGILTLGGEGTVSGSWGSTTSGATNQTNTYFSGTGRVNNSCTAPTISTQPAALTICENSGGTFSVATSATSPTYQWQYSSDNINWINTDASLAPYVSGYTTATLSLSNTPLSYSGNYVRCIVWSSTGCRTNSNSVQLTVSPALSAPTVGTITQPTCSTATASVVLNGLPTGSWVLTRNPGSVTTTGNGTSTTISGLAAGSTYTYSVNGLSNGLKGEYYNNMNLTGSPALTRTDATVNFDWGNGSPEASIPNDGYSVRWTGQVQPVTTGVHTFSTNSDDGIRLWVNGVQIIDNWTNHAPTVNTGNITLTAGVKYNIVLEYYESSGGAVAQLSWSYPSQPLQIIPTTRLFPIGSCASPASANIVIDPQPSGPTAPIVGTITQPNCSIATGSVVLNGLPTGSWILTRTPGSVTTLGTGTSTTISALTPNTYTYSVNGLTNGLKGEYYTNMNLTGSPALTRTDATAGFNWGGGSPDPSIPNDGFSVRWSGYVQPLYSETYTFSTSSDDGIRLWVNGVQIINNWTNHGVTVDNGNITLTAGVKYSIVLEFFENGGDAIAQLSWSSPSQASQIIPQSQLYSMDTCGASASSSNIVINSPVTNTWNGAAWSTGAVPSSSEAIVFNGNYPPAIDPNVDITGCSCTVNTGRNVTINSGRTLTITNSVTVSGSGTLTFEDTASLVQINDAAVNSGNIIYRRSTAQVISSDYTYWSSPVANQTLNISPSYASGLYYSYDDFATPENWKQESLATTMAVGKGYIMRGTLSPTPSPPTFFAATFTGVPNNGAKTLAIGPSGVSVLLGNPYPSALDAETFLDYNAAVLEGTIYFWTHKTAIQAASNLPAGTAGSGIYAYTSNDYAAYNALGGVTVGSGSPSASGSLTPSGKIAAGQSFFATSTATGSSVVFNNSMRVAANNTQFFRTKNDTKNKTTAREKHRIWLDVSNKEGAFKQTLIGYITDATNNYEDRFDGVTFDGNEFIDFYSINQDKNLVIQGRALPFDENDEVPLGFKTAITGAFTININHADGLLTNQSVFLEDKLTNTVSNLKTGNYTFNTTAGTFNDRFVLKFTNKTLGTGEFDDTKNQVVVSLKNKQIKINSFAETIAKVAIYDLSGKLIYQKLNVNANELVLIDFTTKEQVLIVKTTLEHGTIVNDKVVY; this is translated from the coding sequence ATGAATAATTTTTACTCCAATTCTATAAAAAATACTTCTACAACATTACGTTCAATTGGCTTTTTGATGCTGGTTTTGATGGTCAATATAGCGAATGCTGCTGATTTTACGTCTAATAATTCTGGAAATTGGAATAACCCAGCAATTTGGACAATTACAAGTGGTACCGATGGAGATGGAATTCCTGATGCTGGTGATAACGTAATTATAGCTAATGGAAACACTGTTACTGTTAATATTGCGGCTTTATGTACCACACTTACGATTAACAATGGGAACGCAGCAAGCGGTGTTACAATTAGCGGAACAAATTCACTTACTGTTTCTGGTGCAGTGTCTATTTTAGCAGGATCAGGTACAGGCGATCATAAAATTTTGAATGTTGCAGCGGGTAGCTTAACAGCAGCATCTATTTCAATGGCACCAACAGGAAATGATAATAGATATTCTAGATTATCAATTTCTACAGGGACGGTAAATGTTTTTGGTAGTATAACAATGAATGATGGAGATGTTGACAGGAATCAAGTAACTTTTTCAGGATCTGGGACATTGAATGTAGGTGGTACAATTACGGGCGGAGCATTAACATCTGCTACAGGCACTGTGAATTATAATAATGCTGGTGCGCAAAACATTGGAAATTATACTTACAACAATCTTACTCTTTCAGGTTCAGGGACTAAAACATTTACAACTGCGGTAACTACCACCAATAATTTTTCTATTGCCACAACTGCAATTGCTAATTTGGGTTCGGGTTTAACTCATTCTGCCGGTATTTTAACTCTTGGAGGAGAAGGAACGGTTTCTGGTTCTTGGGGATCAACTACCTCTGGTGCAACAAATCAAACCAATACTTATTTTTCAGGCACAGGTAGAGTAAACAACAGTTGTACTGCTCCAACAATATCTACACAACCTGCAGCTTTGACTATTTGCGAAAATTCAGGAGGAACTTTTAGTGTGGCGACTTCTGCAACCAGTCCAACCTATCAATGGCAATATTCATCGGACAATATAAACTGGATAAATACAGATGCTTCTTTGGCGCCTTATGTTTCGGGTTATACAACAGCAACTTTATCATTAAGTAATACGCCATTATCTTATTCTGGCAATTATGTAAGATGTATTGTGTGGTCAAGTACGGGTTGTCGTACGAATTCTAACTCGGTTCAGTTAACAGTAAGTCCAGCTCTTTCGGCTCCTACAGTAGGAACTATCACACAGCCAACCTGTTCTACAGCTACAGCTAGTGTTGTCTTGAATGGTTTGCCTACAGGTTCATGGGTGTTGACCAGAAATCCAGGAAGTGTTACAACAACAGGAAATGGGACAAGTACAACCATATCAGGACTTGCCGCAGGATCAACATATACTTATTCCGTAAATGGCTTGAGTAATGGTCTAAAAGGGGAGTATTACAATAATATGAATCTTACAGGTTCTCCAGCACTAACACGTACTGATGCCACAGTTAATTTTGATTGGGGTAATGGAAGTCCAGAAGCTTCAATTCCTAACGATGGCTATTCAGTGCGATGGACGGGTCAAGTTCAACCAGTCACTACCGGAGTTCATACTTTTTCAACAAATAGTGATGATGGTATTAGGCTTTGGGTCAACGGTGTACAAATTATTGATAACTGGACGAATCATGCACCAACAGTAAATACGGGTAACATAACACTTACTGCTGGAGTAAAATACAACATTGTTTTAGAATATTATGAAAGTTCAGGTGGTGCAGTTGCTCAATTATCGTGGAGTTATCCGAGTCAACCTTTGCAAATTATACCAACAACACGTTTGTTTCCAATTGGCAGTTGTGCCTCTCCAGCTTCTGCAAATATTGTTATTGATCCACAACCTAGTGGACCAACAGCGCCAATAGTTGGAACCATAACCCAACCAAATTGTTCAATAGCTACCGGTAGTGTTGTGTTAAATGGTTTGCCAACGGGTTCTTGGATATTGACGAGAACTCCCGGAAGTGTTACAACATTAGGAACAGGAACAAGTACAACTATTTCAGCACTTACCCCTAATACATACACTTATTCTGTAAATGGTTTGACTAATGGTCTAAAAGGAGAATATTATACTAATATGAATCTTACAGGTTCGCCAGCACTAACACGAACTGATGCTACAGCTGGTTTCAATTGGGGAGGCGGCAGTCCAGATCCTTCAATTCCTAATGACGGTTTTTCTGTACGTTGGTCAGGTTATGTACAGCCACTTTATAGTGAAACTTACACTTTTTCAACCAGCAGTGACGATGGTATAAGATTATGGGTAAACGGTGTTCAAATTATTAACAATTGGACTAATCATGGAGTTACTGTTGATAATGGTAATATAACGCTTACCGCAGGAGTGAAATATAGTATTGTATTAGAATTTTTTGAAAATGGAGGAGATGCCATTGCTCAATTATCATGGAGTAGTCCAAGTCAAGCTTCCCAAATTATTCCGCAATCGCAGTTGTATTCTATGGATACATGCGGTGCTTCTGCTAGTTCATCAAATATTGTTATCAACTCACCAGTTACAAATACATGGAATGGTGCTGCTTGGTCCACTGGTGCTGTTCCGTCAAGTTCAGAAGCTATTGTGTTTAACGGAAATTATCCTCCAGCAATAGACCCAAATGTAGATATTACAGGTTGTTCGTGTACCGTAAATACAGGAAGAAATGTTACTATAAATTCTGGAAGAACTTTAACAATAACCAATAGCGTTACTGTATCAGGATCGGGTACTTTGACTTTTGAAGACACCGCCAGTTTAGTACAAATTAATGATGCTGCAGTTAATTCAGGGAATATTATCTACAGACGAAGTACGGCACAAGTGATTTCTTCTGATTATACCTATTGGTCTTCGCCAGTGGCTAATCAGACCTTGAATATCTCCCCTTCTTATGCTTCGGGATTGTATTATTCTTATGATGATTTTGCAACACCCGAAAATTGGAAACAAGAATCATTAGCAACTACAATGGCAGTTGGAAAAGGCTATATTATGAGAGGAACTTTAAGTCCTACTCCGTCACCGCCAACTTTTTTCGCAGCTACTTTTACAGGTGTTCCTAATAATGGGGCAAAAACTTTAGCCATTGGACCATCAGGAGTATCAGTGCTTCTAGGAAATCCGTATCCGTCTGCTTTGGATGCCGAAACTTTTTTAGACTATAATGCAGCTGTTTTAGAAGGAACTATTTATTTCTGGACACATAAAACAGCTATTCAAGCAGCCTCGAATCTGCCAGCAGGAACAGCAGGGTCTGGAATTTATGCCTATACGTCAAATGATTATGCTGCTTATAATGCTTTGGGAGGTGTAACAGTTGGTTCTGGATCTCCTTCAGCAAGTGGAAGTCTTACACCATCAGGAAAAATTGCTGCTGGACAAAGTTTTTTTGCTACTAGTACAGCTACTGGGAGTTCAGTTGTATTTAATAATAGTATGCGTGTAGCTGCTAATAACACCCAATTTTTTAGAACCAAAAATGATACTAAAAACAAAACTACAGCAAGAGAAAAACACCGCATTTGGTTGGATGTAAGCAATAAAGAAGGTGCTTTCAAACAAACGTTGATAGGTTATATTACTGATGCTACGAATAATTACGAAGACCGTTTTGATGGAGTAACTTTTGACGGAAATGAATTTATTGATTTTTATAGCATCAATCAGGATAAAAATTTGGTCATTCAAGGTCGTGCTTTGCCATTCGATGAAAATGACGAAGTGCCATTGGGTTTCAAAACCGCTATCACTGGAGCATTTACAATTAACATCAATCATGCCGATGGATTGTTAACCAATCAATCGGTATTTTTGGAAGACAAATTGACCAATACGGTTTCGAATCTAAAAACAGGTAATTATACGTTCAATACAACAGCAGGAACTTTCAACGATCGTTTTGTTTTGAAATTTACCAACAAAACACTAGGAACAGGAGAGTTTGATGATACTAAAAACCAAGTTGTAGTTAGTCTTAAAAACAAACAAATTAAAATTAATTCTTTTGCTGAAACTATTGCTAAAGTGGCAATTTATGATTTGTCAGGGAAACTAATTTATCAAAAATTGAATGTTAATGCTAATGAATTAGTTTTAATTGATTTTACCACAAAGGAACAAGTATTGATTGTAAAAACTACTTTAGAACATGGAACAATAGTTAACGATAAAGTTGTCTATTAG
- a CDS encoding 2Fe-2S iron-sulfur cluster-binding protein, whose translation MDVLIKIKDREGVVHELQAPTDMAMNIMELCKAYELPVEGTCGGMAMCASCQCYVLNDVALPEMGDDEEAMLSEAFYVKSNSRLGCQIPITVELEGLELELAPEY comes from the coding sequence ATGGATGTATTAATAAAAATTAAAGACCGAGAAGGAGTTGTTCACGAATTACAAGCTCCAACGGATATGGCAATGAATATTATGGAGTTGTGTAAAGCCTACGAGCTTCCTGTTGAAGGAACTTGTGGCGGAATGGCAATGTGTGCTTCTTGTCAGTGTTATGTGCTGAATGATGTTGCCTTACCAGAAATGGGCGATGATGAAGAAGCTATGCTATCAGAAGCTTTTTATGTAAAGTCGAATAGTCGTTTGGGTTGCCAAATTCCTATTACTGTAGAATTAGAAGGTTTAGAGTTAGAACTGGCTCCTGAATATTAA
- a CDS encoding MGMT family protein, with the protein MAKENDNFFERVYTIARQIPYGKVTSYGAIAKALGTARSARMVGWAMNACHNMEDVPAHRVVNRKGLLTGKHHFDGTNLMQQLLENEGIQVVDNQIIDFEKHFWEPEISIQ; encoded by the coding sequence ATGGCAAAGGAAAACGACAATTTTTTTGAAAGAGTTTATACAATCGCCCGACAAATTCCTTACGGTAAAGTTACTTCTTATGGAGCTATTGCTAAAGCATTAGGAACTGCCCGATCGGCTCGAATGGTAGGCTGGGCAATGAATGCTTGTCACAATATGGAAGATGTTCCAGCGCATCGAGTGGTAAACCGAAAAGGTTTACTTACTGGAAAACACCATTTTGACGGAACAAACCTGATGCAACAATTATTAGAAAACGAAGGGATTCAAGTCGTAGATAATCAAATTATAGATTTTGAAAAACACTTTTGGGAACCAGAGATTAGTATTCAGTAA
- a CDS encoding LysE family transporter → MIYITPLFFGFITAFIGIIPPGLINMTAAKVNHKEGKRNAIGFVLGAVLVITFQVFFAILFAKIINRRPDLVTLLREIGLGIFTILTIYFLGIAKSPKTKSKKLKKTSQTKRFFLGMLLSALNFFPIPYYVFISISLASYQLFSFEPTSIFLFVGGAVLGSFLVFYFYISFLSRIENKTDYLMKNMNTIIGCITGLVSIVTLINIINYYW, encoded by the coding sequence ATGATTTACATAACACCACTTTTTTTCGGTTTTATTACTGCTTTTATAGGGATTATTCCTCCAGGATTAATCAATATGACGGCTGCTAAAGTAAATCATAAAGAAGGAAAACGAAACGCAATAGGATTTGTTTTAGGTGCAGTATTAGTTATCACTTTTCAAGTTTTCTTTGCTATTTTGTTTGCAAAAATTATTAATCGCCGTCCCGATTTAGTTACTTTATTACGAGAAATTGGATTGGGAATATTTACGATATTGACTATTTATTTTTTAGGAATTGCAAAATCACCCAAAACTAAATCAAAAAAGCTAAAGAAAACCAGCCAAACAAAACGCTTTTTTTTAGGAATGTTACTTTCTGCTCTCAACTTTTTTCCTATTCCTTACTATGTTTTTATCAGCATTAGTTTGGCTTCTTATCAATTATTTTCGTTCGAGCCTACATCCATTTTCCTCTTTGTAGGCGGAGCTGTATTAGGCTCATTTTTGGTTTTTTATTTTTATATTTCTTTCTTGAGCCGAATAGAAAACAAAACAGATTATCTGATGAAAAACATGAATACCATTATTGGGTGTATCACTGGATTAGTTTCTATCGTTACATTAATTAATATCATCAATTATTATTGGTAA